In Kitasatospora sp. NBC_00240, the following are encoded in one genomic region:
- a CDS encoding TerD family protein: protein MVKGANVGLATLGESIDSLIVSLGWTSPAGDGDADVSVLLLAGDGKVRSNDDFFFYNNPAASDGSVQLLGQTPTEDGSEDRIQLDLTAVPSDVERLVIAASRHQRAVFGQLENLRLGLADSTGEHLLGFSIADASLESAFVFGEIYRRGPEWKFRAVGQGYDTGLAGLATDFGIEIDDDAEADPDSGPAADGATGSVAGPPADGSGAADRPDPATTPHRSDDEASVTGRTSTDAKNLLPTRAAGVAAEPAAPKRLQTARRKVTLPREPKKSLAENDAWRSARLFPATTLKSDREREVRATSVLLSVMAQVPEFGRRLTAAFGAPAGRMETFTEVSLPHGDSPKRPDGVIRVERAGRLWTALVESKTNGNPLKAEQVQDYMDIAARRGYEAVITLSNDVALEGSPLVPVKVDGRRKHKVSLWHLSWAEVAYQAKMLIRHEGVVNPAHAWLLQELLHYLQHDNSGCHGFQNMGPAWVPVRNGIDDETLCQGDERATQVIESWERLVRQVCLQLGGELGVKVLPVQRSRRGEDPRARRAALADSLCADGRLHAEIRIEDAVGNLSIVADLRVGKLRTSVEIPSPEQGYPLSWVKRLVRQLAEAPADLHVETLTDGALPGPRGTLERLRPEPGDLLPKDASRITGFRLTLAKSVGSTRGNAETGFIRTVDAAVERFHTGIVTRLDRRAIRRPTGDAAPPGTTAN from the coding sequence ATGGTCAAGGGTGCCAACGTCGGGCTCGCCACACTGGGCGAGAGCATCGACTCCCTCATCGTGAGCCTCGGCTGGACCAGCCCGGCCGGTGACGGTGACGCCGACGTGTCGGTGCTGCTGCTTGCCGGGGACGGCAAGGTCCGGAGCAACGACGACTTCTTCTTCTACAACAACCCGGCCGCCTCGGACGGCAGTGTGCAACTTCTGGGCCAAACCCCGACCGAGGACGGCAGCGAGGACCGCATCCAGCTCGACCTGACGGCGGTGCCCTCCGACGTCGAGCGCCTCGTGATCGCGGCAAGCCGACACCAGCGCGCGGTGTTCGGCCAGTTGGAGAACCTCCGGCTCGGTCTCGCCGACAGCACCGGCGAACACCTGCTCGGCTTCTCCATCGCGGACGCGAGCCTGGAGAGCGCGTTCGTCTTCGGCGAGATCTACCGCCGCGGCCCCGAGTGGAAGTTCCGCGCGGTCGGGCAGGGCTACGACACCGGCCTCGCGGGGCTGGCCACCGATTTCGGCATCGAGATCGACGACGATGCGGAAGCCGATCCCGACAGCGGCCCCGCGGCGGACGGCGCCACCGGGTCGGTCGCCGGCCCACCCGCCGACGGCTCCGGAGCAGCGGACCGCCCCGATCCGGCCACCACCCCCCACCGCTCGGACGACGAGGCCTCCGTGACCGGCCGTACGTCGACCGACGCCAAGAACCTGCTCCCCACCCGGGCCGCGGGCGTGGCCGCGGAGCCGGCCGCCCCGAAGCGGCTGCAGACCGCCAGGCGGAAGGTCACGCTGCCCCGGGAGCCGAAGAAATCCCTGGCCGAGAACGACGCCTGGCGGTCGGCCAGGCTGTTCCCCGCCACGACGCTCAAAAGCGACCGGGAACGCGAAGTGCGGGCGACCTCCGTGCTGCTCTCCGTGATGGCGCAGGTGCCGGAGTTCGGCCGGCGGCTCACCGCGGCCTTCGGGGCGCCCGCCGGTCGGATGGAGACCTTCACCGAAGTCTCGCTGCCGCACGGCGACTCGCCCAAGCGCCCCGACGGGGTGATCCGGGTCGAACGCGCGGGCCGGCTCTGGACGGCCCTGGTGGAGAGCAAGACCAACGGCAACCCGTTGAAGGCCGAGCAGGTCCAGGACTACATGGACATCGCCGCCCGACGCGGCTACGAGGCGGTGATCACGCTCTCCAACGACGTCGCGCTCGAGGGGAGCCCGCTCGTCCCGGTCAAGGTCGACGGCCGCCGCAAGCACAAGGTGTCGCTCTGGCACCTCTCCTGGGCCGAGGTCGCCTACCAGGCGAAGATGCTGATCCGCCACGAAGGCGTCGTCAACCCGGCCCATGCCTGGCTGCTGCAGGAACTGCTGCACTACCTCCAGCACGACAACTCGGGCTGCCACGGCTTCCAGAACATGGGTCCGGCCTGGGTCCCGGTACGAAACGGGATCGACGACGAGACGCTCTGCCAGGGGGACGAGCGCGCCACCCAGGTCATCGAGAGCTGGGAGCGGCTGGTTCGCCAGGTCTGCCTCCAACTCGGCGGCGAGCTGGGGGTGAAGGTCCTGCCGGTGCAGCGGAGCCGCCGTGGTGAGGACCCGCGGGCCCGGCGGGCGGCCCTCGCCGACAGCCTCTGCGCAGACGGCCGACTGCACGCGGAGATCAGGATCGAGGACGCCGTCGGCAACCTCTCCATCGTCGCGGACCTGAGGGTCGGCAAACTGCGGACTTCGGTCGAGATCCCCTCCCCGGAGCAGGGCTACCCGCTCAGCTGGGTCAAGCGGCTGGTCCGGCAGCTTGCCGAGGCGCCGGCCGATCTGCATGTCGAGACGCTGACCGACGGCGCCCTGCCCGGCCCCCGGGGGACGTTGGAGAGGCTGCGGCCTGAACCGGGCGACCTGCTGCCCAAGGACGCCTCCCGGATCACCGGGTTCCGGTTGACCCTGGCCAAGAGTGTCGGGAGTACCCGCGGCAATGCCGAGACGGGCTTCATCCGGACCGTCGACGCCGCCGTCGAGCGGTTCCACACCGGGATCGTGACCCGGCTGGACCGCCGGGCGATCCGGCGCCCGACCGGTGACGCCGCGCCGCCCGGCACCACTGCGAACTGA
- a CDS encoding magnesium and cobalt transport protein CorA: MSDWRVRAVRASKRPFSRPATGEAGAPPVPAPEHSMDPRPEPKADTVSLERSVVDAAVYRAGRRTGTPATLSDIYRELPGKPGTMAWIGLFRPADAQLLEAAERFGLHELAVEDAIVAHQRPKLERYGDTLFVVLRAARYLDDVEEVDFGEIHLFVGPDFVLTVRHSQSPDLSAVRRRLEGDPELLALGPEAVLYAVLDAVVDGYAPVIAGLQHDIDEIETEVFGGDPKVSRRIYELSREVIEFQRATRPLLDIMKNLEAGFGKYGTDEELQRYLRDVADHATYAAERVDGFRQMLQNILTVNATLVSQAQNEEMKQLAEAGHAQNDEIKKISAWAAILFAPTLIGTVYGMNFSTMPELQWAFGYPFAIGLMGLVCAGLYVVFKRRDWL; the protein is encoded by the coding sequence ATGTCCGACTGGCGTGTGCGCGCCGTGCGCGCGAGCAAGCGTCCGTTCAGCCGTCCCGCCACCGGGGAGGCCGGCGCGCCACCCGTGCCCGCTCCCGAGCACTCGATGGACCCGAGGCCCGAGCCCAAGGCGGACACCGTCTCGCTGGAACGCTCCGTGGTCGACGCCGCCGTCTACCGCGCGGGCCGCCGCACCGGGACCCCGGCCACCCTGTCCGACATCTACCGTGAGCTGCCCGGCAAGCCCGGCACCATGGCCTGGATCGGCCTGTTCCGCCCGGCGGACGCCCAACTGCTGGAGGCCGCGGAGCGGTTCGGCCTGCACGAGCTGGCCGTCGAGGACGCCATCGTCGCCCACCAGCGTCCCAAGCTGGAGCGCTACGGCGACACCCTCTTCGTCGTCCTGCGCGCCGCCCGCTACCTCGACGACGTCGAGGAGGTGGACTTCGGGGAGATCCACCTCTTCGTCGGCCCCGACTTCGTGCTCACCGTGCGCCACTCCCAGTCCCCGGACCTCTCCGCGGTGCGCCGGCGCCTGGAGGGCGACCCCGAACTGCTGGCGCTCGGGCCCGAAGCCGTCCTCTACGCCGTTCTGGACGCTGTCGTCGACGGCTACGCGCCGGTGATCGCCGGGCTTCAGCACGACATCGACGAGATCGAGACCGAGGTCTTCGGCGGCGACCCCAAGGTCTCCCGGCGCATCTACGAACTCTCCCGCGAGGTCATCGAGTTCCAGCGGGCCACCCGGCCGCTGCTGGACATCATGAAGAACCTGGAGGCCGGCTTCGGCAAGTACGGCACCGACGAGGAACTCCAGCGCTACCTGCGCGACGTCGCCGACCACGCCACCTACGCCGCCGAGCGGGTGGACGGCTTCCGCCAGATGCTGCAGAACATCCTCACTGTCAACGCCACCCTGGTCTCCCAGGCCCAGAACGAGGAGATGAAGCAGCTCGCCGAGGCGGGGCACGCCCAGAACGACGAGATCAAGAAGATCTCCGCCTGGGCGGCCATCCTGTTCGCCCCGACCCTGATCGGCACCGTCTACGGGATGAACTTCTCGACCATGCCGGAGCTCCAATGGGCCTTCGGCTACCCCTTCGCGATCGGCCTGATGGGGTTGGTCTGCGCGGGCCTGTATGTCGTCTTCAAGCGCCGCGACTGGCTGTAG